A window of the Streptomyces griseochromogenes genome harbors these coding sequences:
- a CDS encoding threonine/serine ThrE exporter family protein: MTETEDRKPRSDEARYDPEITSEFAVPRGIEVPEGGGEPETTSEFAVPKGLQAPQPTGAEPEGSAFSLPSTYSAKDAPTAFTPATGIPAVSLVKDAPWQDRMRTMLRMPVAERPAPEHVQRAEEGGPAVPRVLDLTLRIGELLLAGGEGAEDVEAAMFAVCRSYGLDRCEPNVTFTLLSISHQPSLVEDPVTSSRTVRRRGTDYTRLAAVFRLVDDLTDPETHVSLEEAYRRLAEIRRNRHPYPGWALTLANGLLAGAASILVGGDLIVFFAAALGAMLGDRLAWLCAGRGLPEFYQFMIAAMPPAAIGVAFALAHVDVKASAVVTAGLFALLPGRALVAGVQDGLTGFYITASARLLEVMYFFVGIVIGVLVVLYFGVKVGGKLNPDAALVLSERPLIQIAASMLLSLTFAVLLQQERSTVLAVTLNGGVAWSVYGAMHYTGGISPVASTAVAAGLVGLFGQLLSRFRFASALPYTTAAIGPLLPGSATYFGLLSMAQNEVDKGLVSLAKAASLAMAIAIGVNLGSEISRLTLRVGSAGKRRAAKRTRGF; the protein is encoded by the coding sequence CGAAGGGCCTGCAGGCGCCGCAGCCGACGGGTGCCGAGCCGGAGGGCTCGGCGTTCAGCCTGCCGAGCACCTACAGCGCCAAGGACGCCCCGACCGCCTTCACTCCGGCGACCGGCATTCCGGCGGTCAGCCTGGTCAAGGACGCGCCCTGGCAGGACCGGATGCGCACGATGCTGCGCATGCCGGTGGCCGAGCGGCCGGCGCCGGAGCACGTGCAGCGGGCCGAGGAGGGCGGCCCGGCGGTCCCGCGTGTGCTCGACCTCACCCTGCGTATCGGGGAACTGCTGCTGGCGGGCGGTGAGGGCGCGGAGGACGTGGAGGCCGCGATGTTCGCCGTGTGCCGGTCCTACGGCCTGGACCGGTGCGAGCCGAACGTCACCTTCACGCTGCTGTCGATCTCCCACCAGCCGTCCCTGGTGGAGGACCCGGTGACGTCCTCACGGACGGTACGGCGGCGCGGCACGGACTACACGCGGCTCGCGGCCGTGTTCCGGCTGGTGGACGACCTGACCGACCCGGAGACGCATGTCTCCCTGGAGGAGGCCTACCGGCGCCTGGCGGAGATCCGCCGCAACCGGCACCCCTACCCCGGCTGGGCGCTGACCCTGGCGAACGGGCTGCTCGCGGGGGCGGCCTCCATTCTGGTCGGCGGTGATCTGATCGTGTTCTTCGCGGCGGCGCTGGGCGCGATGCTCGGCGACCGGCTGGCGTGGCTGTGCGCGGGGCGGGGGCTGCCGGAGTTCTACCAGTTCATGATCGCCGCGATGCCGCCGGCCGCGATCGGGGTCGCCTTCGCGCTCGCCCATGTCGACGTCAAGGCGTCCGCCGTCGTCACCGCTGGACTGTTCGCGCTGCTGCCCGGGCGGGCGCTGGTGGCGGGGGTGCAGGACGGTCTGACGGGCTTCTACATCACCGCGTCGGCGCGCCTGCTGGAGGTCATGTACTTCTTCGTCGGCATCGTCATCGGCGTGCTGGTCGTCCTGTACTTCGGTGTGAAGGTCGGCGGCAAGCTGAACCCGGACGCGGCGCTGGTCCTGTCCGAGCGGCCGCTGATCCAGATCGCCGCGTCCATGCTGCTGTCGCTGACCTTCGCCGTACTGCTGCAGCAGGAACGGTCCACCGTGCTCGCGGTGACGCTCAACGGGGGCGTCGCCTGGTCGGTGTACGGCGCGATGCACTACACGGGCGGCATCTCGCCGGTCGCCTCCACGGCCGTGGCGGCGGGGCTGGTGGGGCTGTTCGGGCAGCTGTTGTCGCGGTTCCGGTTCGCGTCCGCGCTGCCCTATACGACGGCTGCGATCGGGCCGTTGCTGCCCGGTTCGGCCACGTACTTCGGGCTGTTGTCGATGGCCCAGAACGAGGTGGACAAGGGGCTGGTGTCCCTCGCGAAGGCCGCCTCGCTGGCCATGGCGATCGCCATCGGGGTCAACCTGGGGTCGGAGATCTCCAGGCTGACCCTGCGGGTCGGCTCCGCCGGTAAGCGAAGGGCTGCCAAGCGGACCCGAGGGTTCTAG